One Miscanthus floridulus cultivar M001 chromosome 11, ASM1932011v1, whole genome shotgun sequence DNA window includes the following coding sequences:
- the LOC136491603 gene encoding uncharacterized protein, whose product MVIPPPERAARVTRFLKPYLLRMHFTNKYVSAQVIHTPTSTVACSASSQEKLLRPNMESTRDVAAAAKIGKLLGERMLLKGIPAVSIHMKREQKYHGKVKAVIDSVRESGVKLL is encoded by the coding sequence ATGGTGATCCCTCCACCAGAAAGGGCAGCTAGAGTAACCCGTTTCCTCAAGCCCTACCTGTTGAGGATGCATTTCACAAACAAGTATGTATCTGCTCAGGTCATCCACACCCCAACATCAACGGTTGCATGTTCTGCAAGCTCACAGGAGAAGCTGCTAAGGCCAAACATGGAGTCAACCCGTGACGTTGCAGCAGCTGCAAAGATCGGAAAGTTGCTTGGTGAACGCATGCTGCTCAAGGGAATACCTGCAGTGTCCATCCACATGAAGAGAGAACAAAAGTACCATGGGAAAGTGAAGGCCGTTATAGATTCAGTCAGAGAATCTGGAGTCAAATTGTTATGA